A stretch of Ranitomeya variabilis isolate aRanVar5 chromosome 3, aRanVar5.hap1, whole genome shotgun sequence DNA encodes these proteins:
- the CCNA1 gene encoding cyclin-A1: MEMHRNSSSNIHFVGNASMGGFVYHKNLSLPKMEAFAQSNLLLPPQQMQRTVLGVISENDQHQRFLSLGTASAKPASGIENVFPAGKVFTGNESAVVPKTCFTIYVDEAEGKPRNASSKVGRQSVEQSEANMTKRKFQLVLDVSAASPMMMDTTLQCLPEEAVSETDPDVAAVAEYIDEIHRYLREAEVKHRPKPFYMRKQPDITSAMRTVLVDWLAEVREEYKLRSETLFLAINYLDRFLSCMSVLRGKLQLVGTAAILLASKYEEIYPPDVDEFVYITDDTYTKKQLLRMEHLLLKVLVFDLTVPTINQFLLQYIHKQNVSTKTEHLAMYMAELALLQEEPFLKYLPSVTAAAAYALANYTINQLFWPDALQAFTGYSLGDLAPCVVDLHRTCLYAPNQVQQAIREKYRTPKYMQVSLMTLPTSLPL, from the exons ATGGAAATGCATCGCAACAGTTCATCCAATATCCACTTTGTGGGAAATGCCAGTATGGGAGGCTTTGTCTACCACAAAAATCTTTCTCTACCAAAAATGGAGGCATTTGCTCAGTCCAATCTACTCCTGCCCCCACAGCAGATGCAGAGGACGGTGCTGGGTGTCATCAGTGAAAATGATCAGCACCAGAGATTTCTGAGCCTG GGCACTGCATCAGCAAAACCTGCATCTGGCATTGAGAATGTGTTTCCTGCTGGCAAAGTGTTCACTGGTAATGAATCTGCGGTGGTCCCCAAGACATGCTTTACTATCTATGTGGATGAAGCGGAGGGTAAACCAAGGAACGCCTCATCTAAAGTAGGACGTCAAAGTGTGGAACAATCGGAGGCCAATATGACCAAGCGAAAGTTCCAGTTGGTACTGGATGTCAGTGCAG catcccCAATGATGATGGACACAACACTACAATGTCTACCTGAAGAAGCAGTTTCTGAAACTGACCCAGATGTTGCAGCGGTGGCAGAATACATAGATGAGATTCACCGCTATCTGCGTGAAGCTGAA GTTAAACATAGACCAAAGCCCTTCTACATGAGGAAGCAGCCTGACATCACTTCCGCCATGAGGACTGTATTGGTGGATTGGCTCGCTGAAGTCCGAGAAGAGTACAAGCTTCGTAGTGAAACCCTGTTTCTTGCAATCAACTACCTGGACAGGTTTCTGTCTTGTATGTCTGTATTAAGGGGGAAGCTGCAGCTTGTTGGAACGGCCGCCATCCTCCTGGCCTC CAAATATGAGGAGATCTACCCTCCAGATGTGGATGAGTTTGTGTACATAACTGATGACACCTACACGAAGAAGCAGCTTCTGCGCATGGAGCACCTGCTGCTGAAAGTACTGGTCTTTGATCTGACGGTGCCGACAATTAATCAGTTcctcctgcagtatattcacaagcAAAATGTCAGCACAAAGACTGAACACCTAGCAATG TACATGGCAGAGCTCGCGCTCCTCCAGGAAGAGCCTTTCTTGAAGTATCTTCCATCAGTAACAGCAGCTGCTGCTTATGCTCTCGCCAACTACACAATAAACCAACTTTTTTGG CCTGACGCTCTCCAAGCCTTTACCGGCTATAGCCTGGGTGACTTGGCACCTTGTGTCGTCGACCTGCACCGAACCTGCCTCTATGCACCCAATCAAGTACAGCAAGCCATCAGGGAGAAATATAGGACTCCAAA GTACATGCAGGTTTCCCTTATGACCCTCCCTACATCTCTTCCTCTTTGA